Proteins encoded by one window of Paenibacillus sp. DCT19:
- a CDS encoding U32 family peptidase, protein MKTATIRREDVELLAPAGDWDCMRSAVANGADAIFFGVEKFNARARANNFRMDELPEIMAFLHSYGVKGFLTFNILIFENELADAKELIDACVDAGVDAVIVQDLGLVKLIREISPDFPIHGSTQMTITSPEAVEFTKPFDMERVVLGRENNLKQIQKIGEQAKLPMEVFVHGALCVSYSGQCLTSEMWGGRSANRGECAQACRLPYDLMVDGEHKPMGDVAYLLSPKDLAAIDLMPELIEAGVTSFKIEGRLKTPEYVANVVSKYRKAIDRYFDGDNTPPSKEEVRELQQSFSRGFTHGFLDGTNNKQLVDGTFPKSRGVYLGRVDQVLRDGVVLKLDAPVKRGDGIVFDAGDPTQKEEGGRVYDVRRKGVKLEGEAGEGWIVDIVPGRSDVDLRRVKVGDKVWKTNDPALDKRLRQSFETDKPYRVFPVTVKVIGSPGQPLSTWWTDVQKGTTVRVDSEMELDIAQKRPMTYELLEEQFGRLGGTVFQLEQLDVNLHGDIIIPMRELNNIRRQAVEQLAGERPKPPVYVKRAVDVYGDTVKPASPVARGQAELTALCRSLPQVEAALEAGIEMIYADFEFIKQFPAAVEAVRTAGRKIALVTPRIHMPGENGYHNNILRLKPDAVLVRNTGALYFYLRHRMENPDAKHPELIGDFSLNIANHKAVELFLEAGCDSVTPSYDLNIQQMVDLLGRSRTDKMEVVIHQHLPMFHTEHCVYCTFMSEGTDYTNCGRPCEDSRASLQDRIGMSHPVRVDEGCRNTVYNAVEQSGAEYLANFMDLGVSRYRVEFLEETPEQVREVIDLYNRALRGEISGTQVWKTLKATNQLGVTRGQLVK, encoded by the coding sequence ATGAAAACAGCAACAATACGAAGAGAAGATGTCGAGCTTCTGGCACCCGCAGGTGACTGGGACTGTATGCGTTCGGCGGTAGCCAACGGCGCAGATGCTATTTTCTTCGGAGTCGAAAAATTTAATGCACGCGCACGCGCAAACAATTTCCGCATGGACGAGCTGCCAGAGATTATGGCGTTTTTGCACAGTTACGGCGTAAAAGGTTTTTTGACCTTTAATATATTGATTTTTGAAAATGAGTTGGCGGATGCCAAAGAACTCATTGATGCTTGTGTAGATGCTGGCGTAGATGCGGTAATTGTACAGGATCTTGGTTTGGTCAAATTGATCCGCGAAATCTCGCCGGACTTCCCGATTCACGGTTCAACGCAAATGACGATCACATCCCCGGAAGCGGTGGAATTTACGAAGCCGTTTGACATGGAACGTGTCGTGCTTGGACGTGAGAACAACTTGAAGCAGATTCAGAAGATCGGAGAACAGGCAAAATTGCCGATGGAAGTATTTGTCCATGGTGCGCTCTGTGTATCCTACTCGGGTCAATGTCTTACTTCTGAAATGTGGGGTGGACGTTCTGCGAACCGCGGAGAATGTGCACAGGCCTGCCGTTTGCCGTACGATCTGATGGTCGATGGTGAGCATAAACCGATGGGTGATGTGGCATATCTGCTGTCTCCTAAGGATCTGGCTGCGATTGACTTGATGCCTGAACTGATCGAAGCAGGTGTAACTTCTTTCAAAATTGAAGGACGTCTCAAAACGCCAGAATATGTGGCGAACGTGGTAAGTAAATATCGCAAAGCGATTGACCGGTATTTTGACGGAGATAACACACCGCCTAGTAAGGAAGAAGTTCGTGAACTGCAACAGAGTTTCTCTCGTGGCTTCACGCATGGCTTCCTCGATGGTACGAATAACAAGCAACTCGTAGATGGTACATTCCCGAAAAGCCGTGGTGTCTATCTTGGACGTGTTGACCAAGTGTTGCGCGATGGCGTCGTTCTGAAGCTCGATGCACCGGTGAAGCGTGGAGACGGAATTGTATTTGATGCCGGAGATCCAACGCAGAAGGAAGAAGGCGGGCGTGTATACGATGTGCGTCGTAAAGGCGTAAAACTCGAAGGTGAAGCTGGAGAGGGCTGGATTGTGGACATCGTGCCAGGCCGTAGTGATGTGGATCTGCGCCGTGTGAAGGTTGGCGACAAAGTATGGAAAACGAATGACCCTGCGCTGGATAAACGTCTGCGTCAGTCATTTGAGACAGATAAGCCATACCGTGTGTTCCCGGTAACCGTCAAAGTGATTGGCAGCCCGGGACAGCCACTTAGTACGTGGTGGACAGATGTGCAGAAGGGCACAACAGTCCGTGTAGACTCCGAGATGGAACTGGATATCGCTCAGAAACGTCCAATGACATACGAGTTGCTCGAAGAGCAGTTTGGACGTTTGGGTGGTACGGTGTTCCAACTGGAGCAGTTGGATGTCAACCTGCATGGTGATATCATTATCCCAATGCGCGAGCTGAACAATATTCGCCGTCAGGCGGTTGAACAGCTCGCGGGTGAGCGTCCTAAACCACCTGTCTACGTGAAACGTGCGGTGGACGTATATGGCGATACGGTGAAACCAGCATCGCCAGTTGCTCGTGGTCAAGCGGAACTGACCGCGCTCTGCCGTAGTCTGCCGCAAGTAGAGGCAGCACTGGAAGCGGGCATTGAGATGATCTACGCTGATTTCGAGTTCATCAAACAGTTCCCGGCAGCTGTAGAGGCTGTTCGGACGGCTGGACGCAAAATTGCGCTGGTAACTCCGCGTATTCATATGCCTGGCGAGAACGGATACCACAACAACATCCTGCGTCTGAAGCCGGATGCAGTGCTGGTACGTAACACGGGTGCACTTTATTTCTATCTCCGTCATCGGATGGAGAACCCGGATGCGAAGCATCCGGAATTGATCGGTGATTTCTCATTGAACATTGCGAATCACAAGGCTGTTGAATTGTTCCTGGAAGCAGGTTGTGATTCGGTCACTCCTTCATATGACCTGAACATTCAGCAAATGGTTGATCTGCTGGGTCGCTCACGGACAGACAAGATGGAAGTGGTTATTCACCAGCATCTGCCGATGTTCCATACAGAACACTGCGTGTACTGTACGTTTATGAGTGAAGGTACGGACTATACGAACTGTGGACGTCCATGTGAAGATTCCCGCGCATCTCTGCAGGATCGGATCGGTATGTCTCACCCCGTACGTGTGGATGAAGGTTGCCGTAATACCGTTTATAACGCAGTAGAGCAATCTGGTGCTGAATATCTAGCCAACTTCATGGATCTGGGCGTATCCCGTTACCGTGTAGAATTCCTAGAGGAAACACCTGAACAAGTACGTGAAGTTATTGATCTATACAACCGTGCACTGCGCGGTGAGATCAGCGGTACGCAAGTTTGGAAAACCCTAAAAGCAACAAACCAACTCGGCGTAAC
- a CDS encoding stalk domain-containing protein, producing MKKSFLRVLSTGMLAGVLTFALAMPAWASEDSITNEMRIQAGSTYAYINGSKQTIAKPYKSNGVTMVPVGVFKKAFGSEIRLESNDVVKIKEGAHTVTITIGSPIAWVDGVKKDMGTSPKMVNGVLMVPLRVVAAGIGATLAPTSSGEIVIRLAQTELPTDVDEDDIDVDAGKTRIGNSYYGWSIDYPEDMITLQSEEQERMMSFGPADESYYLQVYVSDQNAALDADDLLQQLLQEAKLAEDVVLDRQAVNETNTPYARIVVKDKDGMFWEIRQYVQNDRLYSIYFADYDAVYYMDLDQHAALLDSFQPTYDQSDDSIKDVSTVIEGMRYVHNGDYGIELNVPAGWSMDNNELSYQAKDGAYLEMIVSSTPKGATIEQWSEQLDKWMREAFTLDNYEPIRSYTMDMSGETAKVREFRYNFGDGWQTEYNVLLQKGDYRYYVEYSFPEDQKQDQAWFERIVESIYIDFDIVADNFGQLEEDYYLIDKSKQRTRTSKRYQYSVDIPRYWTPYNDQFEQSPVAYTFTGGEFSIAADEEKTLEMTASQLREAYTKASQTRKNFKLMNSEKITFAGVPAYSFTYQDVEKGVPYSGRQIAFEKNGITYTITSGLNDANRTEVQVAVLEKVLNSFTFIK from the coding sequence ATAGCATTACTAACGAAATGCGAATTCAAGCAGGAAGCACTTACGCTTACATCAATGGAAGCAAACAAACTATTGCGAAGCCTTACAAGAGCAATGGCGTGACCATGGTACCTGTCGGCGTTTTCAAGAAGGCTTTTGGCAGTGAAATCCGTTTGGAGAGCAATGATGTTGTCAAAATCAAGGAAGGTGCACATACGGTAACGATCACGATTGGTAGTCCGATTGCCTGGGTGGATGGCGTCAAAAAAGACATGGGTACATCCCCTAAAATGGTGAATGGTGTACTTATGGTTCCGCTTCGCGTGGTGGCAGCAGGAATCGGCGCAACACTTGCTCCAACGTCTTCAGGAGAAATCGTCATTCGCTTAGCGCAAACGGAATTGCCGACGGATGTGGACGAGGACGACATCGATGTGGATGCAGGTAAAACGAGAATCGGCAATAGTTATTATGGCTGGTCGATCGACTACCCAGAAGATATGATTACTTTGCAATCGGAAGAGCAGGAGCGCATGATGTCATTTGGCCCTGCAGACGAAAGTTATTATCTTCAGGTGTATGTCAGCGATCAGAATGCTGCACTTGATGCCGATGATTTGTTACAACAGCTTCTACAGGAAGCGAAGCTAGCGGAAGACGTTGTGCTGGATCGCCAAGCAGTCAATGAAACCAACACGCCATATGCCCGAATTGTTGTGAAAGATAAGGACGGGATGTTCTGGGAGATACGTCAATACGTCCAGAATGATCGTCTCTATAGTATTTATTTTGCAGATTATGATGCGGTCTATTATATGGATCTCGATCAACATGCAGCATTACTGGACTCATTCCAGCCTACCTATGATCAGTCAGACGATTCCATTAAAGATGTATCTACAGTCATTGAAGGGATGCGTTACGTCCACAATGGTGATTATGGCATTGAGCTGAATGTACCAGCAGGTTGGTCGATGGACAATAACGAGCTGTCCTACCAAGCGAAGGATGGAGCATACTTGGAAATGATCGTTTCATCTACGCCTAAGGGGGCTACCATTGAACAATGGAGTGAACAACTGGACAAGTGGATGCGTGAGGCATTCACGCTAGATAACTATGAGCCTATCCGATCCTATACGATGGATATGTCTGGAGAGACAGCAAAGGTTCGGGAGTTCCGTTATAACTTTGGCGATGGATGGCAGACAGAGTACAATGTACTGTTGCAGAAGGGCGATTATCGTTATTATGTTGAATATTCGTTCCCGGAAGATCAGAAGCAAGATCAAGCATGGTTTGAACGCATTGTTGAGAGTATCTATATTGATTTTGATATCGTTGCTGATAACTTTGGTCAATTGGAAGAGGATTACTATTTGATAGACAAATCGAAGCAACGTACACGGACATCCAAACGCTATCAGTACAGTGTAGATATTCCACGCTACTGGACGCCTTATAATGATCAGTTCGAACAATCTCCAGTGGCATATACTTTTACGGGTGGAGAGTTCTCTATTGCTGCAGACGAAGAGAAAACGCTTGAGATGACGGCCAGCCAGCTGAGAGAAGCGTATACGAAAGCAAGTCAAACGCGCAAGAACTTCAAGCTAATGAATAGTGAGAAGATCACGTTTGCAGGTGTGCCTGCCTATTCCTTTACCTATCAGGACGTGGAGAAGGGTGTACCCTATAGCGGACGTCAGATTGCATTCGAGAAGAATGGAATCACGTATACGATCACGAGTGGGCTGAATGATGCGAATCGAACGGAAGTTCAGGTAGCTGTGTTGGAAAAAGTATTGAACTCATTCACATTTATTAAATAA